In one window of Paenarthrobacter nicotinovorans DNA:
- a CDS encoding ABC transporter substrate-binding protein, whose translation MANTPESQKPDSGTTRIVAGETAPKPKRRRTIEIALAVGLVLLIGAGAAVASAVSNSNQAAPAPATTPAAELKLGYFSNVTHGPALVGTSKGIFAKNLGDTKLTTQIFNAGPAAIEALNAGAIDATYIGPNPAINSFVKSNGESISIIAGAASGGAQLVVKPEINSAADLKGKVLSTPQLGGTQDVALRAWLGHQGFKTNTDGSGDVNINPTENAQSLKLFQDGKLDGAWLPEPWASRLVLEAGAKVLVDEKDLWENGDFTTTILIVNKKFAAEHPETVKALLKGHVESVNWLNSASAEEKATTINAVLKDTAGKPLPANVIERALQNIKFTTDPLAGTYKKLLQDGVDAGTTKTADINGIFDLRTLNEVEGKKTSAAGLGQD comes from the coding sequence ATGGCAAACACACCCGAGTCACAGAAACCCGATTCCGGTACCACCCGCATCGTCGCCGGTGAGACCGCACCCAAGCCCAAGCGCCGCCGCACCATCGAGATCGCCCTGGCCGTCGGCCTCGTGCTGCTGATCGGTGCAGGCGCGGCAGTGGCCTCCGCAGTTTCCAACAGCAACCAGGCTGCGCCGGCCCCCGCCACCACACCGGCGGCGGAGCTCAAGCTCGGCTACTTCAGCAACGTCACGCACGGTCCGGCCCTGGTCGGTACCAGCAAGGGCATCTTCGCCAAGAACCTCGGCGACACCAAGCTCACCACCCAGATCTTCAACGCCGGTCCCGCCGCCATCGAAGCCCTGAACGCCGGAGCCATCGACGCCACCTACATCGGCCCGAACCCGGCCATCAACTCCTTCGTCAAGAGCAACGGCGAGTCCATCAGCATCATCGCCGGCGCAGCATCCGGCGGTGCCCAGCTCGTGGTCAAGCCGGAGATCAACTCCGCAGCCGACCTCAAGGGCAAGGTCCTCAGCACGCCCCAGCTGGGCGGTACCCAGGACGTTGCACTGCGCGCCTGGTTGGGTCACCAGGGATTCAAGACCAACACGGACGGCAGCGGCGACGTCAACATCAACCCGACCGAAAACGCCCAGTCGCTGAAGCTCTTCCAGGACGGAAAGCTCGACGGCGCGTGGTTGCCTGAGCCGTGGGCCTCCCGTTTGGTCCTCGAAGCCGGAGCGAAGGTCCTGGTTGACGAGAAGGACCTCTGGGAGAACGGTGACTTCACCACCACCATCCTGATCGTGAACAAGAAGTTCGCCGCCGAACACCCGGAAACCGTCAAGGCACTCCTCAAGGGCCACGTGGAATCCGTGAACTGGCTCAACTCGGCCTCGGCTGAAGAGAAGGCCACCACCATCAACGCAGTCCTCAAGGACACGGCAGGCAAGCCACTTCCGGCGAATGTCATTGAGCGTGCTTTGCAGAACATCAAGTTCACCACTGACCCGCTCGCCGGGACGTACAAGAAGCTGCTCCAGGACGGCGTGGACGCGGGTACCACCAAGACCGCCGACATCAACGGCATCTTCGACCTCCGCACC
- the mmuM gene encoding homocysteine S-methyltransferase, with amino-acid sequence MPQNTTLSTLLEAGTDLVLDGALATELEAHGCDLEDALWSAKVLLEQPHLIKQVHRDYFDAGASVAITASYQATPQGFARRGLSVPESLELVALSVRLADEARQEALAESSANGPLLVAGSVGPYGAYLADGSEYRGDYTLSAAEFQDFHRPRIAALVEAGADFLACETLPSYAEAEALLALVAEFDVEAWFTFTLRDSGHISDGTPLEQVAALLSAEPRVAAVGINCVPLELVSEALANLQQASGKPLVAYPNSGETYDAVTKTWGPSQGVQGGATLAGNAADWRDRGAHLIGGCCRTTPRDIEELVANMTPREPS; translated from the coding sequence ATGCCACAGAACACCACGCTCAGCACCCTCCTTGAGGCAGGCACAGACCTGGTCCTGGACGGAGCGCTGGCCACCGAACTGGAAGCCCACGGCTGCGATCTGGAAGATGCCCTGTGGTCTGCCAAGGTCCTGCTGGAACAGCCGCACCTGATCAAACAGGTCCACCGCGACTACTTCGACGCCGGCGCGTCCGTGGCGATCACAGCCAGCTACCAGGCGACCCCACAGGGCTTCGCGCGGCGCGGGCTTTCCGTTCCGGAGTCCTTGGAACTGGTGGCATTGAGCGTCCGCTTGGCCGATGAGGCACGACAGGAAGCCTTGGCGGAGAGTTCTGCGAATGGGCCATTGCTGGTAGCCGGATCCGTTGGACCGTACGGCGCCTACCTTGCCGACGGCTCCGAGTACCGGGGCGATTACACGCTTTCCGCCGCGGAATTCCAGGATTTCCACCGGCCACGGATCGCGGCGCTGGTAGAGGCCGGCGCGGATTTCCTGGCGTGTGAGACGCTGCCGTCGTACGCCGAAGCAGAGGCGCTGTTGGCGCTCGTGGCGGAGTTCGACGTCGAAGCCTGGTTTACGTTTACGCTGCGGGACAGCGGCCACATCAGTGACGGAACGCCGCTGGAGCAGGTGGCTGCGCTGCTCAGCGCGGAACCGCGCGTGGCCGCCGTCGGCATTAACTGCGTGCCGCTGGAACTGGTGTCGGAGGCGCTGGCCAACCTTCAGCAGGCCTCCGGCAAACCACTCGTGGCGTACCCGAATTCGGGTGAGACCTACGATGCCGTGACGAAAACGTGGGGACCGTCCCAGGGTGTCCAGGGCGGCGCCACGCTGGCGGGTAACGCTGCGGACTGGCGGGATCGTGGAGCCCATCTCATAGGTGGCTGCTGCCGCACAACTCCGCGCGACATTGAAGAGCTTGTAGCGAATATGACGCCACGTGAACCTTCGTGA
- a CDS encoding sulfate adenylyltransferase subunit 1 — protein sequence MSTETLAAGLETALPTTLFRFATAGSVDDGKSTLVGRLLHDSKAILADTLDAVARTSADRGFGGEKGGIDLALLTDGLRAEREQGITIDVAYRYFATDRRSFILADCPGHVQYTKNTVTGASTADAVVVLIDARKGVLEQTRRHLSVLQLLRVAHVIVAVNKIDLVDFSEQVFRDIEADVQKVGRELGLGRDDSNAGGVTDLFVVPVSALDGDNVVDRSDRTPWYTGPALLEVLETLPAADELEAELESFRFPVQLVIRPQGALAPDAVAGGLDVEAYRDYRAYAGQITEGSVKVGDEVSVISPGHEPRVTTVVGIDFAGQSLEEAAAPQSVAVRLADEIDIARGDTIAAAGTVRESSADLYASLAWLSPKPLREGQKVLVKHGTRTVQALVRNVTGKLDLATFTVEPTSTLELNDIGHAQLRLAAALPLENYLHHRRTGAFLVIDPIDGNTLAAGLVKDHPGDHEDERYVI from the coding sequence ATGAGCACCGAAACATTGGCTGCCGGGCTGGAAACAGCCCTGCCCACAACCCTGTTCCGTTTCGCCACTGCCGGATCGGTCGACGACGGCAAGTCCACTCTGGTGGGACGCCTCCTTCACGATTCCAAGGCGATCCTTGCCGACACGCTCGACGCCGTCGCCCGCACCTCTGCCGACCGCGGCTTCGGTGGTGAGAAGGGCGGAATCGACCTCGCCCTCCTGACAGACGGCCTGCGCGCCGAGCGTGAGCAGGGCATCACCATCGATGTGGCCTACCGGTACTTCGCAACGGACCGCCGCAGCTTTATCCTTGCCGACTGCCCCGGCCACGTTCAGTACACCAAGAACACGGTGACCGGCGCGTCCACTGCGGATGCCGTCGTCGTACTCATTGACGCCCGCAAGGGTGTGCTGGAGCAGACCCGCCGGCACCTCTCCGTGCTGCAGTTGCTGCGCGTTGCCCACGTCATTGTGGCGGTCAACAAGATCGACCTGGTGGACTTCAGCGAGCAGGTGTTCCGCGACATCGAGGCTGATGTGCAGAAGGTCGGCCGTGAGCTTGGCCTTGGTCGTGACGATTCAAATGCGGGCGGGGTGACCGATCTTTTCGTGGTTCCGGTGTCCGCCCTGGATGGCGACAACGTAGTGGACCGCTCGGACCGTACCCCCTGGTACACCGGCCCTGCGCTGCTGGAGGTCCTCGAAACCCTTCCGGCCGCCGATGAGCTCGAAGCCGAACTGGAGAGCTTCCGCTTCCCGGTACAACTGGTCATCCGTCCGCAGGGGGCCTTGGCTCCTGATGCTGTGGCCGGCGGGCTCGACGTAGAGGCCTACCGCGATTACCGGGCCTACGCAGGCCAGATCACGGAAGGCTCCGTGAAGGTAGGCGACGAAGTGTCCGTCATCAGCCCCGGCCACGAACCGCGCGTCACCACGGTGGTCGGCATCGACTTCGCCGGCCAGTCGCTGGAGGAAGCTGCGGCACCGCAGTCCGTGGCCGTCCGTTTGGCTGACGAGATCGACATTGCCCGGGGTGACACCATCGCCGCTGCCGGGACTGTCCGCGAAAGCTCCGCCGACCTCTACGCATCGTTGGCCTGGCTGTCACCGAAGCCGCTGCGCGAAGGCCAGAAGGTCCTGGTGAAGCACGGTACGCGCACGGTCCAGGCCCTGGTTCGCAACGTCACCGGCAAGCTGGACCTGGCTACCTTCACCGTAGAGCCCACCAGCACCTTGGAACTCAACGACATCGGGCATGCCCAACTCCGGCTCGCCGCTGCTTTGCCGTTGGAAAATTACCTGCACCACCGCCGCACCGGCGCATTCCTGGTGATCGACCCAATCGACGGCAACACGCTGGCCGCCGGTCTGGTCAAGGACCACCCGGGCGACCACGAAGACGAACGTTACGTCATTTAG
- the cysD gene encoding sulfate adenylyltransferase subunit CysD, whose product MSTQTTSEDLELNQLQSEAEGAAAAWRASRSGHGGPLAERLSSLDTLESEAIHIIREVVAEFEKPALLFSGGKDSVVMLHLATKAFWPGKVPFPVLHVDTGHNFPEVIDFRDRTVERLGLKLVVGSVQEFIDRGELAERADGTRNPLQTVPLLDAIQRNKFDAVFGGGRRDEDKARAKERILSLRDEFGQWDPRNQRPELWNLYNGRHTVGQHVRAFPISNWTELDIWRYIERENIELPSLYYAHEREVFARDGMWRAVGEVSQPLPHEDVITKLVRYRTVGDMSCTGAVESEARTVADVVVEVAASTLTERGATRADDRISEAAMEDRKKDGYF is encoded by the coding sequence ATGAGCACTCAAACAACCAGCGAGGACCTCGAGTTGAACCAGTTGCAGAGCGAAGCTGAAGGGGCCGCCGCGGCGTGGCGGGCATCGCGAAGCGGGCACGGCGGCCCTTTAGCTGAGCGCCTGAGCTCACTGGACACCCTCGAGTCCGAAGCAATTCACATCATCCGTGAGGTAGTTGCCGAATTCGAGAAGCCTGCGCTGCTGTTCTCCGGCGGCAAGGACTCCGTGGTTATGCTGCACCTGGCCACCAAGGCATTCTGGCCCGGCAAGGTCCCTTTCCCGGTGCTGCACGTCGATACCGGCCACAACTTTCCGGAGGTCATCGACTTCCGCGACCGCACCGTTGAGCGCCTCGGTTTGAAGCTGGTTGTCGGTTCGGTGCAGGAGTTCATCGACCGCGGCGAACTGGCTGAGCGTGCCGATGGCACCCGCAACCCGCTGCAGACCGTCCCGCTGCTGGACGCGATCCAGCGCAACAAGTTCGACGCCGTTTTCGGTGGTGGCCGTCGCGACGAGGACAAGGCCCGCGCCAAGGAGCGCATCCTGAGCCTCCGTGACGAATTCGGCCAGTGGGATCCGCGCAACCAGCGTCCCGAACTCTGGAACCTGTACAACGGCCGCCACACGGTGGGCCAGCACGTCCGTGCGTTCCCCATCAGCAACTGGACCGAGCTGGACATCTGGCGCTACATCGAGCGCGAGAACATCGAGCTTCCCAGCCTGTACTACGCCCACGAGCGTGAAGTCTTCGCCCGCGACGGCATGTGGCGTGCAGTGGGCGAAGTTTCCCAGCCGCTGCCCCACGAGGACGTCATCACCAAACTGGTCCGCTACCGGACCGTGGGCGACATGTCCTGCACAGGTGCGGTCGAGTCCGAAGCACGCACCGTGGCCGACGTCGTAGTTGAAGTCGCTGCCTCCACCCTGACAGAACGTGGCGCCACCCGGGCAGATGACCGCATCTCCGAGGCCGCCATGGAAGACCGCAAGAAGGACGGCTACTTCTAA
- a CDS encoding phosphoadenylyl-sulfate reductase, with amino-acid sequence MTDPQTLPAVRTLRSPEELKALAEAGAAELGWNATAQEAIAWVARNFELPAITVACSMADAVLPAMVADQLPGVDVLFLETGYHFKETYETRDEVAANLRVNVVDVLPENTVEQQDRLLGKDLFARDAAQCCALRKVQPLRRSLSGYEVWFTGVRRDEAPTRTNTPVVTWDEGFGLVKVNPMVDWSFDQLLEYSEDNILPVNPLLSQGYPSIGCQPCTRKVAPGEDPRAGRWAGSDKTECGLHT; translated from the coding sequence ATGACAGATCCACAAACGCTTCCGGCCGTGCGTACCCTGCGGTCTCCGGAAGAGCTCAAGGCACTGGCCGAAGCCGGTGCCGCGGAGCTTGGCTGGAACGCCACGGCCCAGGAGGCAATCGCCTGGGTGGCACGGAACTTCGAACTGCCGGCCATCACCGTGGCGTGCTCCATGGCCGACGCCGTCCTGCCGGCCATGGTCGCGGACCAGCTTCCCGGCGTCGACGTTTTGTTCCTCGAAACCGGCTACCACTTCAAGGAAACCTACGAGACCCGCGACGAAGTAGCTGCCAACCTGCGCGTCAACGTCGTGGACGTCCTGCCGGAGAACACCGTGGAACAGCAGGACCGCCTGCTGGGCAAGGATCTGTTCGCCCGGGACGCCGCACAGTGCTGCGCGCTGCGCAAGGTCCAGCCGCTGCGCCGCTCGCTGTCCGGCTATGAGGTGTGGTTCACCGGCGTCCGTCGCGATGAAGCCCCCACCCGCACCAACACACCGGTGGTCACCTGGGACGAAGGTTTCGGCCTGGTCAAGGTGAACCCGATGGTGGACTGGTCCTTCGATCAGTTGCTGGAGTACTCCGAGGACAACATCCTCCCCGTCAACCCCCTCCTGAGCCAGGGCTACCCGTCCATCGGCTGCCAGCCCTGCACCCGCAAAGTGGCCCCGGGCGAAGACCCCCGAGCCGGCCGCTGGGCAGGTTCCGACAAGACAGAATGCGGACTACACACATGA
- a CDS encoding nitrite/sulfite reductase, whose translation MTDTAVAGASADAAVPSRPARTRPAAKPHGQWKVDGTAPLNANETWKQEDNGLNVRERIESVYSKEGFDSIDGTDLHGRFRWWGLYTQRKPGIDGGKTATLEPHELEDKYFMLRVRIDGGALTTEQLRVIGQISVDFARGSADLTDRQNIQLHWIRVEDVPEIWRRLEGIGLSTTEACGDVPRVILGSPVAGIAKDEIIDPTPLIHELAERFIGDPELANLPRKYKTAITGHPSQDVVHEINDFALVGVVHPELGAGYDLWVGGGLSTNPRLAERLGVFVSADVAAEVWLGVTSIFRDYGYRRMRTKARLKFLMNDWGPAKFRQILEDEYLGFKLPDGPAAPKPSAPGDHIGVHEQKDGKFFIGVTPTVGRTSGEALVTLADTLEKHGSYRLRTTPHQKLVILDVAKEQVEPLIAELDTLGLSARPSVFRRGTIACTGIEFCKLAIVETKVTAATAIAELERRLADLVETKQLPSALSLHINGCPNSCARIQTADIGLKGMMLPTPDGDPTPGFQVHLGGGLANNEREEAGLGRTVRGLKVTVEDLPDYVERVVRKFVAVGAEGQTFAEWAHSADEGDLQ comes from the coding sequence ATGACAGATACAGCTGTAGCCGGTGCGTCCGCTGACGCCGCAGTCCCTTCGCGCCCAGCACGCACCCGCCCGGCGGCCAAGCCCCATGGCCAGTGGAAGGTTGACGGCACCGCGCCGCTCAACGCCAACGAGACCTGGAAGCAGGAAGACAACGGCCTGAACGTCCGCGAGCGGATTGAGTCTGTCTACTCCAAGGAAGGCTTCGATTCGATCGACGGAACCGACCTGCATGGCCGTTTCCGCTGGTGGGGCCTCTACACACAGCGCAAGCCCGGGATCGACGGCGGCAAGACCGCCACCCTGGAGCCGCACGAGCTCGAAGACAAGTACTTCATGCTGCGCGTCCGCATCGATGGCGGTGCGCTCACCACCGAGCAGTTGCGCGTTATCGGCCAGATCTCCGTGGACTTCGCCCGAGGCTCCGCCGACCTCACGGACCGCCAGAACATCCAGCTGCACTGGATCCGCGTGGAGGATGTGCCGGAAATCTGGCGCCGCCTGGAGGGCATCGGCCTGTCCACTACGGAAGCCTGCGGCGACGTCCCGCGTGTCATCCTCGGCTCCCCGGTTGCGGGTATCGCCAAGGACGAGATCATCGATCCCACGCCGCTCATCCACGAACTCGCGGAGCGCTTCATCGGCGACCCCGAGCTCGCCAACCTGCCGCGTAAATACAAGACCGCCATCACGGGCCACCCGTCCCAGGACGTCGTGCACGAGATCAACGACTTCGCCCTGGTGGGCGTCGTCCACCCTGAGCTTGGCGCCGGCTACGACCTCTGGGTTGGCGGCGGCCTGTCCACCAACCCCCGCCTGGCCGAACGCCTGGGTGTGTTCGTTTCCGCCGACGTCGCCGCTGAAGTGTGGCTGGGCGTCACCAGTATCTTCCGTGACTACGGCTACCGCCGGATGCGCACCAAGGCCCGCCTGAAGTTCCTCATGAACGACTGGGGCCCGGCCAAGTTCCGCCAGATCCTCGAAGACGAATACCTTGGCTTCAAGCTTCCGGACGGCCCTGCCGCGCCCAAGCCCAGCGCCCCGGGTGACCACATCGGCGTGCACGAGCAGAAGGACGGCAAGTTCTTCATCGGCGTGACCCCCACCGTGGGACGCACGTCCGGCGAGGCACTGGTGACGCTGGCCGACACCCTGGAAAAGCACGGTTCCTACCGCCTGCGCACAACTCCCCACCAGAAGCTCGTCATCCTGGACGTGGCCAAGGAGCAGGTGGAGCCGCTCATCGCTGAACTGGACACCTTGGGCCTGTCGGCCCGCCCGTCCGTGTTCCGTCGCGGCACCATTGCCTGCACGGGCATTGAGTTCTGCAAGCTGGCCATCGTCGAAACCAAGGTCACGGCAGCTACCGCTATCGCCGAGCTGGAACGCCGCTTGGCCGACCTCGTGGAGACCAAGCAGCTGCCCTCGGCACTGTCCCTCCACATCAACGGCTGCCCGAACTCCTGCGCACGTATCCAGACGGCCGACATCGGCCTGAAGGGCATGATGCTGCCAACGCCCGACGGCGACCCCACCCCGGGTTTCCAGGTCCACCTCGGTGGCGGGCTGGCGAACAACGAGCGCGAGGAAGCCGGTTTGGGACGCACCGTCCGCGGCCTCAAGGTCACGGTGGAAGACCTGCCCGATTACGTGGAGCGCGTGGTCCGCAAGTTCGTCGCCGTCGGCGCCGAGGGGCAGACCTTCGCCGAGTGGGCACACTCCGCAGATGAAGGAGACCTCCAATGA
- a CDS encoding sirohydrochlorin chelatase, whose product MDWFFLNVLHNRCWLNVTLAPMNSPVLIACAHGTRNAEGQAAIRRVMAEIEELRPGLQVLEAYVDVQEPELSGVVEGLPEGTAAVVVPLLLSTGFHIKVDVPKAIKSRPEVVAARPLGPDPRLAELLATHLRASGLEENDGVLLAAAGSSLPDGSVDSEEQARLLGELLPNKVRVAYGASAQPNVPDGVASLRAELANDPSGSHGRVFIASYLLATGYFHDQLAKAGADVVAAPLLPSKVLAEIALERYDAVLESLS is encoded by the coding sequence GTGGACTGGTTCTTTCTTAACGTGCTTCACAACAGGTGCTGGCTCAACGTTACGCTAGCTCCCATGAACAGCCCCGTTTTGATCGCTTGCGCCCACGGAACCCGCAACGCTGAGGGCCAGGCGGCCATTCGCCGGGTGATGGCCGAGATCGAGGAACTCCGTCCCGGACTCCAGGTCCTGGAGGCCTACGTCGACGTCCAGGAACCCGAGTTGTCCGGCGTGGTGGAGGGCCTGCCCGAGGGGACTGCCGCCGTCGTCGTGCCGCTCCTGCTGTCCACCGGCTTCCACATCAAGGTCGACGTGCCCAAGGCGATCAAGAGCCGGCCCGAAGTCGTGGCCGCCAGGCCGCTGGGCCCGGATCCGCGGCTTGCCGAACTGCTGGCCACTCATCTGCGCGCCTCGGGACTGGAAGAGAACGACGGCGTCCTGCTGGCTGCCGCGGGCTCGTCGCTGCCGGACGGATCGGTGGACTCGGAGGAGCAGGCTCGCCTGCTGGGGGAGCTGCTGCCGAACAAGGTGCGGGTCGCCTATGGTGCCAGCGCCCAGCCCAACGTGCCCGACGGCGTCGCCTCCTTGCGTGCCGAACTCGCCAATGATCCGAGCGGCTCCCACGGCAGGGTCTTCATAGCCTCCTACCTGCTGGCCACCGGCTACTTCCATGACCAATTGGCGAAGGCCGGTGCCGACGTTGTTGCGGCTCCGCTGCTGCCGTCGAAGGTTCTGGCCGAGATTGCCCTGGAACGCTACGACGCGGTGTTGGAAAGCCTCTCCTAA
- a CDS encoding trimeric intracellular cation channel family protein has translation MISIDIVLLWLDLIGVFFFAVSGSLLAARKQFDFVGSILLASIAALGGGVIRDIVINAGPPIAFTNPAYLAPPLLAAMLVYYLFSSVQRFTSLLTLFDAGGLALFCITGTLKAISAGMNPVAAILLGVATGVGGGLLRDITANEIPTLFNNRDIYALPAFVGAGLTTLMWHLGLFSGLTACVIAGVVFAFRVTAWRRSWYVPLAVRGWHRAGTGGGAISGPRD, from the coding sequence TTGATTTCCATTGACATTGTTCTTCTCTGGCTTGACCTCATCGGCGTGTTCTTTTTCGCGGTTTCCGGGTCGCTGTTGGCCGCCCGGAAGCAGTTCGACTTTGTTGGCTCCATACTGCTTGCCTCCATCGCTGCCTTGGGCGGCGGCGTGATCCGCGACATCGTCATCAATGCCGGGCCTCCCATCGCCTTCACGAATCCCGCCTATCTGGCGCCGCCGCTGCTCGCAGCCATGCTGGTCTACTACCTGTTCTCCTCCGTCCAGCGATTCACCTCGCTTTTGACGTTGTTCGACGCCGGCGGACTCGCCTTGTTCTGCATTACCGGAACGCTCAAAGCCATCAGTGCCGGCATGAACCCCGTGGCTGCGATCTTGCTGGGTGTGGCCACGGGCGTTGGCGGTGGTTTGCTTCGCGACATCACCGCCAACGAGATCCCCACCCTGTTCAACAACCGCGACATCTATGCACTGCCTGCCTTCGTAGGTGCTGGCTTGACCACGTTGATGTGGCATCTGGGGCTCTTCAGCGGGCTCACTGCTTGTGTCATTGCCGGTGTTGTTTTCGCGTTCCGGGTGACGGCCTGGCGACGCAGCTGGTACGTGCCGTTGGCTGTCCGGGGATGGCACCGTGCCGGTACTGGTGGGGGCGCAATTTCGGGTCCCCGGGATTAG